Part of the Pseudomonas sp. Leaf58 genome is shown below.
GTGGTCTGGATGTTGGCATGGTGCGCCAGCTTCTGCGCAATCGACAGGTCGTGCTCTTCGATCACCCGGGTGATGAACGCCCGGCGGAAGTCGTGCGGCATGATCTTCACCCCCACTTGGGCACCGCGCTGGCGGGCGATGTAGTAAATGGCATGCTTGGTGATACGCGCCCGGGTGATGTGGTTACCACGACGAATACGGTTGAACAGGAACGGGTCGTCTTCGGCCCCGGCCGGCAGGTCCTGGCGGCGCAGGTCAAGCCATGCCTGCAACTTGTCGAACGCCCAAGGCGGGGCGTACTTGATCAACTGGTGGTTGCCCTTGCCCAGCACCTGCAGGCTGCGCGCCTCGAAGTCGACCTGGCTTAAGTCGATGTCCACCGACTCTGACTTGCGCATGCCGGTGCCATACAGCAAGGCGATGATCGCCGCATCGCGCACCCCTTGTGGCCGGGGGTCGGCCGCGCACACATCCATCAGCTCGCGAATCAGGCTGCGCCGCAGGTTGCGCCCCGGCGGCAGGCGGCTGC
Proteins encoded:
- the xerC gene encoding tyrosine recombinase XerC, which codes for MSDFSKNPLLQYMARLAPSSQQTMRYILQDAADRLGFVDCNIVDVPWHRLEPGHVIALVAALREDGYAPNSSSLYVNAIRGVMNEAWRQGLIDHEQLLRIREVKPATGSRLPPGRNLRRSLIRELMDVCAADPRPQGVRDAAIIALLYGTGMRKSESVDIDLSQVDFEARSLQVLGKGNHQLIKYAPPWAFDKLQAWLDLRRQDLPAGAEDDPFLFNRIRRGNHITRARITKHAIYYIARQRGAQVGVKIMPHDFRRAFITRVIEEHDLSIAQKLAHHANIQTTAIYDRRDDNERRRAVDRFDY